A region of Enoplosus armatus isolate fEnoArm2 chromosome 14, fEnoArm2.hap1, whole genome shotgun sequence DNA encodes the following proteins:
- the fubp1 gene encoding far upstream element-binding protein 1 isoform X2, whose product MADYSSVAPPSSNAGGGMNDAFKDALQRARQIAAKIGGDGVAAPPTNEFGYGGQKRPLEDADQPETKKVATNDAFSMGGMGGPPRSISEEFKVPDGMVGFIIGRGGEQISRLQQESGCKIQIAPDSAGMPDRSVTLTGAPESIQAAKRLLTEIVEKGRPAPAFNHNDGPGMTVQEIMVPASKAGLVIGKGGETIKSLQERAGVKMVMIQDGPQNTGADKPLRISGEPFKVQQAKEMVMELIRDQGFREQRGEYGSRVGGGGGGGGDTLDVPVPRFAVGIVIGRNGEMIKKIQNDTGVRIQFKPDDGSTPDRIAQIMGPPDQAQHAAEIISDLLRSVQAGGPPGHGGGRGRGRGQGNWNMGPPGGLQEFTFTVPTMKTGLIIGKGGETIKGISQQSGARIELQRNPPPNADPNIKMFTVRGSPQQIDYARQLVEEKIGGPVTPMGGPHGPPGPHGGPGPHGPPGPPGPPGAPMGPYNPGPYNQGPPGPHGPPAPYQPQGWGNGYPHWQQGQPDPTELCPDKAAADANAAAWAAYYAQYSQQPQAPMTPTSGAPGTTQTNGQGDPQAAGQSGQADYSKAWDEYYKKMGQQSQQPQDYTKAWEEYYKKQGQAAPQATAAAAAAASQPGGQPDYSAAWAEYYRQQAAYYGTGNPQTMGAAPQAPQGQ is encoded by the exons ATGGCTGACTACAGCAGCGTGGCTCCCCCGTCCTCTAACGCCGGTGGCGGAATGAACGACGCTTTTAAAGACGCCCTACAGCGAGCACGACAG atcGCGGCGAAAATCGGTGGTGATGGCGTTGCAGCACCCCCAACTAATGAATTTGGCTACGGAGGCCAGAAAAGGCCCCTGGAGGACGCTG ACCAACCAGAGACAAAGAAAGTGGCTACAAATGACG cctTTTCAATGGGAGGAATGGGTGGCCCCCCAAG GTCAATATCAGAGGAATTCAAGGTTCCTGATGGAATGGTTGGATTCA TAATTGGAAGAGGAGGTGAACAAATATCACGTCTGCAGCAGGAGTCTGGATGCAAAATACAGATTGCACCTG ACAGTGCAGGGATGCCAGATAGATCTGTGACATTAACAGGAGCACCAGAGTCCATCCA GGCGGCAAAGAGGCTACTAACAGAGATTGTTGAGAAGGGCCGCCCGGCTCCAGCATTCAACCACAACGACGGCCCAGGAATGACTGTCCAGGAGATTATGGTCCCTGCCTCTAAAGCAGGACTTGTCATTGGGAAGGGAGGAGAAACCATCAAAAGCCTTCAG GAAAGAGCTGGAGTGAAGATGGTCATGATCCAAGACGGACCCCAAAACACAGGTGCAGACAAGCCTCTCCGCATTTCAGGAGAACCCTTCAAAGTTCAG CAAGCCAAAGAGATGGTGATGGAACTGATCAGAGATCAAGGCTTCAGGGAGCAGAGGGGCGAGTATGGTTCACGAGTTGGAGGGGGAGGCGGTGGCGGAGGAGATACCTTGGAT GTTCCCGTTCCCCGGTTTGCAGTAGGAATTGTTATTGGCAGAAATGGAGAGATGATcaagaaaatacagaatgacACCGGCGTCAGGATTCAGTTTAAACCAG ATGATGGCAGCACACCAGACAGGATAGCACAGATCATGGGCCCCCCTGATCAGGCTCAGCACGCAGCAGAAATCATATCTGACCTGCTGAGGAGCGTCCAGGCTGGCGGGCCTCCAGGACATGGTGGTGGCAGAGGTCGTGGTCGTGGGCAGGGGAACTGGAACATGGGCCCCCCTGGTGGCCTGCAGGAGTTTACCTTCACTGTCCCAACCATGAAGACCGGCCTCATCATTGGAAAAG GTGGTGAGACAATCAAGGGCATCAGCCAACAGTCTGGAGCCAGGATCGAGTTACAGAGGAATCCTCCACCCAACGCTGATCCCAACATCAAAATGTTCACAGTTCGGGGCTCCCCTCAACAGATCGACTACGCCAggcagctggtggaggagaaaatTGGG GGACCAGTCACTCCAATGGGAGGCCCACACGGCCCCCCTGGTCCACATGGAGGTCCGGGCCCACATGGTCCTCCTGGACCACCTGGACCCCCTGGTGCTCCCATGGGTCCGTACAACCCTGGACCATATAATCAGGGACCTCCGGGACCACA TGGTCCACCTGCACCATACCAGCCTCAGGGATGGGGCAATGGCTACCCACACTGGCAACAGGGACAACCTGATCCAA CCGAATTGTGTCCAGATAAAGCCGCAGCCGATGCCAACGCAGCAGCGTGGGCAGCCTACTATGCTCagtacagccagcagccgcaAGCTCCCATGACCCCGACAAGTGGAGCTCCTGGCACGACTCAGACCAACGGCCAAG GTGACCCACAGGCTGCAGGTCAGAGTGGACAGGCAGATTACTCCAAGGCCTGGGACGAATATTACAAGAAAATGG GTCAACAGAGTCAACAACCTCAGGACTACACGAAAGCCTGGGAGGAGTATTACAAGAAACAAG GTCAAGCGGCCCCTCAGGCCACAGcagcggctgcagcagcagcctcccaACCTGGAGGCCAGCCAGACTACAGCGCTGCCTGGGCGGAGTACTACCGTCAGCAGGCCGCTTACTACGGCACAGGCAACCCTCAGACGATGGGTGCAGCACCACAAGCCCCTCAG GGCCAGTAA
- the fubp1 gene encoding far upstream element-binding protein 1 isoform X3: MADYSSVAPPSSNAGGGMNDAFKDALQRARQIAAKIGGDGVAAPPTNEFGYGGQKRPLEDADQPETKKVATNDAFSMGGMGGPPRSISEEFKVPDGMVGFIIGRGGEQISRLQQESGCKIQIAPDSAGMPDRSVTLTGAPESIQAAKRLLTEIVEKGRPAPAFNHNDGPGMTVQEIMVPASKAGLVIGKGGETIKSLQERAGVKMVMIQDGPQNTGADKPLRISGEPFKVQQAKEMVMELIRDQGFREQRGEYGSRVGGGGGGGGDTLDVPVPRFAVGIVIGRNGEMIKKIQNDTGVRIQFKPDDGSTPDRIAQIMGPPDQAQHAAEIISDLLRSVQAGGPPGHGGGRGRGRGQGNWNMGPPGGLQEFTFTVPTMKTGLIIGKGGETIKGISQQSGARIELQRNPPPNADPNIKMFTVRGSPQQIDYARQLVEEKIGGPVTPMGGPHGPPGPHGGPGPHGPPGPPGPPGAPMGPYNPGPYNQGPPGPHGPPAPYQPQGWGNGYPHWQQGQPDPTELCPDKAAADANAAAWAAYYAQYSQQPQAPMTPTSGAPGTTQTNGQGQQSQQPQDYTKAWEEYYKKQGQAAPQATAAAAAAASQPGGQPDYSAAWAEYYRQQAAYYGTGNPQTMGAAPQAPQGQ; this comes from the exons ATGGCTGACTACAGCAGCGTGGCTCCCCCGTCCTCTAACGCCGGTGGCGGAATGAACGACGCTTTTAAAGACGCCCTACAGCGAGCACGACAG atcGCGGCGAAAATCGGTGGTGATGGCGTTGCAGCACCCCCAACTAATGAATTTGGCTACGGAGGCCAGAAAAGGCCCCTGGAGGACGCTG ACCAACCAGAGACAAAGAAAGTGGCTACAAATGACG cctTTTCAATGGGAGGAATGGGTGGCCCCCCAAG GTCAATATCAGAGGAATTCAAGGTTCCTGATGGAATGGTTGGATTCA TAATTGGAAGAGGAGGTGAACAAATATCACGTCTGCAGCAGGAGTCTGGATGCAAAATACAGATTGCACCTG ACAGTGCAGGGATGCCAGATAGATCTGTGACATTAACAGGAGCACCAGAGTCCATCCA GGCGGCAAAGAGGCTACTAACAGAGATTGTTGAGAAGGGCCGCCCGGCTCCAGCATTCAACCACAACGACGGCCCAGGAATGACTGTCCAGGAGATTATGGTCCCTGCCTCTAAAGCAGGACTTGTCATTGGGAAGGGAGGAGAAACCATCAAAAGCCTTCAG GAAAGAGCTGGAGTGAAGATGGTCATGATCCAAGACGGACCCCAAAACACAGGTGCAGACAAGCCTCTCCGCATTTCAGGAGAACCCTTCAAAGTTCAG CAAGCCAAAGAGATGGTGATGGAACTGATCAGAGATCAAGGCTTCAGGGAGCAGAGGGGCGAGTATGGTTCACGAGTTGGAGGGGGAGGCGGTGGCGGAGGAGATACCTTGGAT GTTCCCGTTCCCCGGTTTGCAGTAGGAATTGTTATTGGCAGAAATGGAGAGATGATcaagaaaatacagaatgacACCGGCGTCAGGATTCAGTTTAAACCAG ATGATGGCAGCACACCAGACAGGATAGCACAGATCATGGGCCCCCCTGATCAGGCTCAGCACGCAGCAGAAATCATATCTGACCTGCTGAGGAGCGTCCAGGCTGGCGGGCCTCCAGGACATGGTGGTGGCAGAGGTCGTGGTCGTGGGCAGGGGAACTGGAACATGGGCCCCCCTGGTGGCCTGCAGGAGTTTACCTTCACTGTCCCAACCATGAAGACCGGCCTCATCATTGGAAAAG GTGGTGAGACAATCAAGGGCATCAGCCAACAGTCTGGAGCCAGGATCGAGTTACAGAGGAATCCTCCACCCAACGCTGATCCCAACATCAAAATGTTCACAGTTCGGGGCTCCCCTCAACAGATCGACTACGCCAggcagctggtggaggagaaaatTGGG GGACCAGTCACTCCAATGGGAGGCCCACACGGCCCCCCTGGTCCACATGGAGGTCCGGGCCCACATGGTCCTCCTGGACCACCTGGACCCCCTGGTGCTCCCATGGGTCCGTACAACCCTGGACCATATAATCAGGGACCTCCGGGACCACA TGGTCCACCTGCACCATACCAGCCTCAGGGATGGGGCAATGGCTACCCACACTGGCAACAGGGACAACCTGATCCAA CCGAATTGTGTCCAGATAAAGCCGCAGCCGATGCCAACGCAGCAGCGTGGGCAGCCTACTATGCTCagtacagccagcagccgcaAGCTCCCATGACCCCGACAAGTGGAGCTCCTGGCACGACTCAGACCAACGGCCAAG GTCAACAGAGTCAACAACCTCAGGACTACACGAAAGCCTGGGAGGAGTATTACAAGAAACAAG GTCAAGCGGCCCCTCAGGCCACAGcagcggctgcagcagcagcctcccaACCTGGAGGCCAGCCAGACTACAGCGCTGCCTGGGCGGAGTACTACCGTCAGCAGGCCGCTTACTACGGCACAGGCAACCCTCAGACGATGGGTGCAGCACCACAAGCCCCTCAG GGCCAGTAA
- the fubp1 gene encoding far upstream element-binding protein 1 isoform X1: MADYSSVAPPSSNAGGGMNDAFKDALQRARQIAAKIGGDGVAAPPTNEFGYGGQKRPLEDAGGYFPMPNLNIDQPETKKVATNDAFSMGGMGGPPRSISEEFKVPDGMVGFIIGRGGEQISRLQQESGCKIQIAPDSAGMPDRSVTLTGAPESIQAAKRLLTEIVEKGRPAPAFNHNDGPGMTVQEIMVPASKAGLVIGKGGETIKSLQERAGVKMVMIQDGPQNTGADKPLRISGEPFKVQQAKEMVMELIRDQGFREQRGEYGSRVGGGGGGGGDTLDVPVPRFAVGIVIGRNGEMIKKIQNDTGVRIQFKPDDGSTPDRIAQIMGPPDQAQHAAEIISDLLRSVQAGGPPGHGGGRGRGRGQGNWNMGPPGGLQEFTFTVPTMKTGLIIGKGGETIKGISQQSGARIELQRNPPPNADPNIKMFTVRGSPQQIDYARQLVEEKIGGPVTPMGGPHGPPGPHGGPGPHGPPGPPGPPGAPMGPYNPGPYNQGPPGPHGPPAPYQPQGWGNGYPHWQQGQPDPNKAAADANAAAWAAYYAQYSQQPQAPMTPTSGAPGTTQTNGQGDPQAAGQSGQADYSKAWDEYYKKMGQQSQQPQDYTKAWEEYYKKQGQAAPQATAAAAAAASQPGGQPDYSAAWAEYYRQQAAYYGTGNPQTMGAAPQAPQGQ; the protein is encoded by the exons ATGGCTGACTACAGCAGCGTGGCTCCCCCGTCCTCTAACGCCGGTGGCGGAATGAACGACGCTTTTAAAGACGCCCTACAGCGAGCACGACAG atcGCGGCGAAAATCGGTGGTGATGGCGTTGCAGCACCCCCAACTAATGAATTTGGCTACGGAGGCCAGAAAAGGCCCCTGGAGGACGCTGGTGGGTATTTTCCCATGCCTAACCTGAATATCG ACCAACCAGAGACAAAGAAAGTGGCTACAAATGACG cctTTTCAATGGGAGGAATGGGTGGCCCCCCAAG GTCAATATCAGAGGAATTCAAGGTTCCTGATGGAATGGTTGGATTCA TAATTGGAAGAGGAGGTGAACAAATATCACGTCTGCAGCAGGAGTCTGGATGCAAAATACAGATTGCACCTG ACAGTGCAGGGATGCCAGATAGATCTGTGACATTAACAGGAGCACCAGAGTCCATCCA GGCGGCAAAGAGGCTACTAACAGAGATTGTTGAGAAGGGCCGCCCGGCTCCAGCATTCAACCACAACGACGGCCCAGGAATGACTGTCCAGGAGATTATGGTCCCTGCCTCTAAAGCAGGACTTGTCATTGGGAAGGGAGGAGAAACCATCAAAAGCCTTCAG GAAAGAGCTGGAGTGAAGATGGTCATGATCCAAGACGGACCCCAAAACACAGGTGCAGACAAGCCTCTCCGCATTTCAGGAGAACCCTTCAAAGTTCAG CAAGCCAAAGAGATGGTGATGGAACTGATCAGAGATCAAGGCTTCAGGGAGCAGAGGGGCGAGTATGGTTCACGAGTTGGAGGGGGAGGCGGTGGCGGAGGAGATACCTTGGAT GTTCCCGTTCCCCGGTTTGCAGTAGGAATTGTTATTGGCAGAAATGGAGAGATGATcaagaaaatacagaatgacACCGGCGTCAGGATTCAGTTTAAACCAG ATGATGGCAGCACACCAGACAGGATAGCACAGATCATGGGCCCCCCTGATCAGGCTCAGCACGCAGCAGAAATCATATCTGACCTGCTGAGGAGCGTCCAGGCTGGCGGGCCTCCAGGACATGGTGGTGGCAGAGGTCGTGGTCGTGGGCAGGGGAACTGGAACATGGGCCCCCCTGGTGGCCTGCAGGAGTTTACCTTCACTGTCCCAACCATGAAGACCGGCCTCATCATTGGAAAAG GTGGTGAGACAATCAAGGGCATCAGCCAACAGTCTGGAGCCAGGATCGAGTTACAGAGGAATCCTCCACCCAACGCTGATCCCAACATCAAAATGTTCACAGTTCGGGGCTCCCCTCAACAGATCGACTACGCCAggcagctggtggaggagaaaatTGGG GGACCAGTCACTCCAATGGGAGGCCCACACGGCCCCCCTGGTCCACATGGAGGTCCGGGCCCACATGGTCCTCCTGGACCACCTGGACCCCCTGGTGCTCCCATGGGTCCGTACAACCCTGGACCATATAATCAGGGACCTCCGGGACCACA TGGTCCACCTGCACCATACCAGCCTCAGGGATGGGGCAATGGCTACCCACACTGGCAACAGGGACAACCTGATCCAA ATAAAGCCGCAGCCGATGCCAACGCAGCAGCGTGGGCAGCCTACTATGCTCagtacagccagcagccgcaAGCTCCCATGACCCCGACAAGTGGAGCTCCTGGCACGACTCAGACCAACGGCCAAG GTGACCCACAGGCTGCAGGTCAGAGTGGACAGGCAGATTACTCCAAGGCCTGGGACGAATATTACAAGAAAATGG GTCAACAGAGTCAACAACCTCAGGACTACACGAAAGCCTGGGAGGAGTATTACAAGAAACAAG GTCAAGCGGCCCCTCAGGCCACAGcagcggctgcagcagcagcctcccaACCTGGAGGCCAGCCAGACTACAGCGCTGCCTGGGCGGAGTACTACCGTCAGCAGGCCGCTTACTACGGCACAGGCAACCCTCAGACGATGGGTGCAGCACCACAAGCCCCTCAG GGCCAGTAA